A window of Massilia sp. NR 4-1 genomic DNA:
CGGCCCAGCTGGTCGAGCGCGCCTTCCGCCGCGAGAGCACCAGCCGCCAGGTGGCCGACGCCGACCTCCCCCTGCTGATGGCCGCGACCGGCGGCGACACCCTGGCGCGCGAGGTGCATCTTGGCTAACTTCAATTTCGACCAGGCCGAAGGCCTGCGCCGCATGCTGGCGGGGCCGCAGCCGCGCATCATCACCTTCCTCTCGGCCACGGCGCGCGACGACAAGGGTTCCATGCTGGTCAATCTGGGCGCCTCGCTGGCGCGCGCCGGCAACGATGTGGTGCTGGTCGACGCCTGCGACAGCGAACACGGGGTGGCTTCGCGTCTCGGCCTGGACGGCGGCGCGCGCCTGCTCGATGTGGCGCGCCAGCAATGCGCGCTCAACGAAGTGATCCAGGCCGCGCCGCAAGGCTTCGGCGTGGTTTCGATGACGGGCGGCGAAGCGCGCCGCGGCCCGGATGAAGGGCGCCGCCTGGCCAAGGCCTTCGATGTGCTGGCCAAGCAGAGCGGCATTGTGATCGTCGACGGCGAGTTCGATGGCGAGGCCTTCCCGGTGCCCATCATGGCCAGTTCCGAGATCGTGGTGCAGGTCTCGAACAGCGCCGAATCCATTAAAAATGCTTATCTAATGATTAAGCGTCTGAGCCATGAACTGGGCCGCCGCCCCTTCGGCATCCTGGTTACCGGTGCGACAGAGGCCGAAGCGAGGTTGGTTTACGATAATATGGCGCAGGCGGCAAGCCGTTACCTGGCCGTGAACCTGGTGTCGATGGGTTCCGTGCCGGCCGACGAATACCTGCATCGCGCAGCGCGCCTGGGGCGCGCGGTGGTTGACGCATTCCCGCTGGCCGGTGCTTCGGTCGCGTTTCGTCAGCTGGCTGGCCGCTTTGCGCTGGCTGCTGCGCCGTCCTTATCCACGGGGAGCAACAGCCATTTTTAGTGTTCAAGAACAAAACTAGAATTTATGTACACGGTCAAAGGGAAGGTGGACAAGGATTCGCTGCTGACGGAGCATATGCCCTTGGTCAAGCGCCTGGCCCACCATATGAAGGCAAAATTGCCGCCCAGCGTAGAAGTGGATGACCTGGTACAGGCGGGGATGATTGGCTTGCTCGATGCGATCAACCGCTACGAAGAAACCCATGGTGCCCAGTTTGAAACCTATGCGGTGATGCGCATCCGCGGCGCCATGCTGGACGAATTGCGCAGCAGCGACTGGATGCCGCGCAGCATGCGCCAGGACATGCGCAAGATCGAAAGCGCCATGTCCACGCTGCAGCAGCGCCTGGGCCGGCCGCCGAGCGAATCGGAAGTGGCGAAGATGCTCAAGCTCTCGCTCTCCGATTACCAGGAAATGCTGTCCGAAGGCGGCGGCCACCAGCTGGTGTACTACGAGGATTTCCACGACGAGGACGGCAACGACAGCTTCCTCGACCGCTATGCCCACGACGAGGACGCCGATCCGCTGCGCGCCTTGCTCGACACCGACTTCCGCCAGGCTGTGATCGATGCCATCGATGCGCTGCCGCCGCGCGAGAAGATCCTGATGGGCCTGTATTACGAGGAAGAATTGAATCTGAAGGAAATCGGCGCGGTGATGGGAGTCTCCGAATCGCGCGTATCGCAACTGCATACCCAGGCCGTGGCACGGCTGCGGGCGACTTTGAGGGAGCAGGCATGGACTGGGCCAGCGTAATCGGTGTCTTGCTGGGGCTGGCCGGGGTGCTGGTCGGCCAGGGCCTGGAGGGCGGCAAATGGTCGTCCCTGGTGCAGCCGGCCGCCTTCGCCATCGTGGTGGTCGGCACCTTCGGCGCCGTGCTGCTGCAAACCCGCCCGTCCACCCTGCGCCGCGGCGTGTGGATGCTGCGCTGGGTGTTCGCGCCGCCGGCCGACAGCCGCGCCGCGCTGGCGCGCGACATCAATGCCTGGAACCTGGCGGCGCGGCGCGACGGCCTGCTGTCGCTGGAGCGCTTCATGCTCTCGTCCAAGGATAAATTCAATGCCAAGGGCTTGCGCATGATCGTCGACGGCGTCGCGCCGGACAAGCTGCGCCAGCTGCTCGACACCGAGATCACGGCCTTTGAAATGGCCGAGCGCCAGGCCGTGCGCATCTGGGAATCGGCGGCCGGCTATTCGCCCACCATCGGCATCCTGGGCGCGGTGCTGGGCCTGATCAGCGTGATGGAAAACCTGAGCGATCCGAGCAAGCTGGGGCCGGGCATCGCCGTGGCCTTCGTCTCCACCATTTACGGCGTGGGCCTGGCCAATCTGTTCTTCTACCCGATCGCCAACAAGCTGAAAAATATCGTGACGCAGCAGGTGCACCAGCAGGAAATCGCCGCCGCCGTGTTCTACGATATCGCCACCGGCGACTTCACGCGCATCATCGACGAGCGCGTCGCCACGCTGCTGCGGGAACATTGATGGAACGCCGCGCGCGCCGCAAGTTCGACGATGAGCCGGAAAACCACGAGCGCTGGCTGATCTCGTATGCCGACTTCATCACGCTGCTGTTCGCCTTCTTCGTCGTGATGTATGCGATTTCCTCGGTCAATATCGGCAAGTACAAGGTGTTTTCCGACGCCCTCGGCGACGCTTTCGGCGGCCAGGGCGCGGCCGAGCCGATCAATACCCAGGTGCAGAACCTGCCCATCCCCAATCCCGGCCTGAAGCGGCGCACCGAGCTGATCCGCAAGGAAAAGGAGCAGATGACCAAACTGGCCCAGGATCTGCTGTCGACCCTGGCGCCGCTGGTGAAGGAAGGCAAGGTGCGCGTGACGCAAAACAGCCGCGGCGTCAGCGTCGAGATCAATGCCAGCGTGCTGTTCGATCCGGGCGATGCGCGCCTGACGGCCGAATCGCGCGAGGCGCTGCAGGCGGTGGCCATCCTGCTCAAGGATGACAGCCACGCGGTGCAGGTGGAGGGCCATAGCGACAATGTGCCGATCCGCAACGCTATCTTCCCTTCGAACTGGGAATTGTCGGCCATGCGCGCCGGCAGCGTGGTGCGCCTGTTCATCGAAGCGGGCGTGCCGCCCGAGCGCATGACGGCGGTCGGCCATGCTTCGAACTTCCCGGTGGCGCCCAACGAGACGCCCGAAGGCCGCGCACGCAACCGCCGCGTCGCCGTCACCATCCTGTCCGGCATTCCCGACCCGAGCACGGAAATCCCCACCGAGGCCGCACCGGCCGCGCCCCAGCCCTGAGGCAGGGTGGCCGGCGCTGTCCACGACGAAAAAAATCCACCCGGGCGTGCCAATGCAAAAAGCCGGCAATGCCGGCTGCTTCATTTCTGCGAAAAAACTTAGCGGGCGAGGAAGCCGCGGCTGCTGCGGCCTGCCGTGGCGTGGCCGCTGGGGCCGTAGACCTGGCTCTGGGTCTGGGGACGCAGCGCGTTCAGCGCGCCTTGCGTATGGTTCAGGTGTTTGTTGATCAGCACGCCATTCAGGCGGTTCATTTCCTTGGCTTCGCGCGTCAGCTCCAGCACTTGCTGCCACAGGCTGTGGGCATGCGCGTCGCCACTCGCGGCCAGCCAGGCTTCCATGCCGCTTTCCTGGGCGGCGTAGCCGGCGGCGCCGAGGGCGCTGTGACGCTGGCTGGCCAGCACCGCCATCTGGTTCACCAGCGCCGTTTTCTGCGGGGTGAGGGCGGTCAGGCTGTCGATGTCCGCGGCCACCAGATGTTTTTGCTCCAGCTTCAGGATTTCCAGCAGGGCGGAAATCAGGTTCTGCTCTGCATGCAGGCTGGCCATCGGGGACACGGTGTTCATGCTGGATCCTAACGTTTACGCGAGTGCAGCAGATCCTTGACCGTTTCCAGCAAGCCATCCGCTACTTTTTCCGAATTGACCTGGAACTGGCCATCGGCAATCGCCAATTTGATGCGCTCGACCTTTTTGCTGTCGAACACGGCGTTGCTGCTGCTGGCTGCTCCGGCCGCCATGGCCTGTCCTTGTGCCGACAGGCGTACATTGTCTGCCCCGGCCTGGGGCGCCGGGGCGGCCGCCTTGTCCGCGCCGCGCGCGGTGGTATTGGCAGGCGCCGGCGTGTTCTGCAGGCCCGGTGTGGTGTTAACTGAATTATTGATCTTCACAGCTTTATCCTCGTCTGGTTGGAGTCTTTACTCCGGGATACGAGTCTTATATCGGCAGCTATTCGCCAAACTTTAGACCCACCAGACCACTTTTCTTGTCAGAAAGCTACCTCGACCAGCCCGCCGGCCCGCGCCACGCCGGACACCGACTGGCCGCTGGCCGTCCTGACCTGGACAGTCTGCCCTTCGGCGGCATTGGCGGCAGCCTTGCCTTCCGAGGAGATGCTGAAGCCGTTGCCGCTGCTGACCAGACGCACCAGCTGCCCCTGCAAGACCACTTGCTTGCTGCGCAGCGTATCGAGGCGCAGCGGCACGCCGGCCGGCAGCGAGAGATTGCTGCTGCGGCCGACCACCTGGCTGGTGTCGGTGGCCACGCCCGGCGGCAGCGCCGTCAAGTCGCCCTTGAGCGTCGTCAACTGGGCCGCCACGATGGGCTGGCCCTGGGCCAGCGGCACGGCGCTGGCGATGTAATCGCCTTCCACCGTCACCCTGGCTTGAATATACACCGTCCATACCGAGGGCGCCGCACAGCGCACGCCTACCGTGGTGCGGCCCCAGGCGCGCGCGCCCGGCATCAGGAACGCTTCCGGCGCGGCGCAGGCGCCCAGGCTCAGGCGCGGCTCGATGGGGCCGACGCTGAGGCCGACCTTGCCCGGCAGGCCGCCCGTCTGCACTTGCAGGAATTGCTCGACCGTCTGCTGCAGCACGGCGGCGTCGGTGCGCGCGGCGGGCTGCGCCAGCGCGGCGCCGGCCGACAGGAACAGGGCGGAGAGAGTCAGCAGTTTCATTGCAGGCAGAAGACAAGATGAGAATGCTGCCATGATAGTCCGCCCGCGCGCCGCGAAAGCGGGGAATAGGACCGGAAAGCCGGTCTTTCTCTGGCGATCCATTGGCCGGCCGCCGCCGTAAGATCGATGCTGTCACCACCGGATTTTCAGCGGAGCCACCATGCTAGGGAAACTTGACGAACATTTGCGCTTTAACGAGACCGTGCTGAGTCTGCGCTCGCAGCGCCAGACCGTGCTCGCGTCGAATATCGCCAATGCCGATACGCCCAATTACAAGGCGCGCGACATCGACTTTGCCAGCGCCTTGCAAGGCGCCATGGACAGCAAGGCCGCGCTGAACACCACGGCGAAAAAACATTATCCGAACCCGCAGCAGCCGGGCCAGGCGCTGGCGGACGGCACGCCGCTGCTCTACCGCGGCGTGGTGCAGGGCGCGGTCGACGGCAATACCGTCGACATGGATGTCGAGCGCAACCAGTTCGCCGACAATGCGCTGCGCTACGAGGCTGGCGTCACCTTCATCAATTCCCAGATCAAGGGCCTGCTGGCGGCCATCCAGGGAGGGCAATAATCATGTCGCTGTTCAGTATTTTTAATGTTTCCGGTTCGGCCATGAGCGCCCAGGCCCAGCGCCTGAACGTGGTCGCTTCCAACCTGGCCAATGCCGACAGCTCCACCAGCGCCACCGGCGAAGCCTACCGCGCCAAGCAGGTGGTGTTCGAAGCCACGCCGTCGGCCAATAACGCGTCGACCGGGGTCAAGGTGCAGCGCGTGGTGGAAGATCCGGGGCCGATGAAGCAGGTCTATGACCCCAAGCACCCGCTGGCCGACGAGAAGGGCTATGTGACCATGCCCAACGTAAACGTGGTCGACGAGATGGTGAATATGCTGTCGGCCTCGCGCTCTTACCAGACCAATGTCGAAACCATGAATGCAGCCAAGTCGCTGCTTTTGAAAACCCTGACCATCGGTCAGTAACCGGACCCAGATTATGGCCACCGAAACCAATTCCGTACAGGGCAACGGCCCGTCCGCCGCGCTGATGAACGCCGTCAACCCGAAAAAGGCGACGAGCACCGACAGCACCAAGGCCGACCAGGATAAGTTCATGACCCTGCTGCTGACCCAACTGAAAAACCAGGATCCGATGAACCCCCTGGACAATGCCCAGATCACCAGCCAACTGGCCCAGCTGCAAACCGTGACCGGCGTGAACAAGCTGAACGCCACGCTCGAATCGTTGAAAGGCGACTACAAGGCGTCGGCTTCGCTGGCGGCCACGAATATGATCAACCGCGGTGTGCTGGTGCCGGGTTCGGCCCTGCAACTGGCCAGCGGCAAGTCCATCTTCGGCCTCGATATGGGGACGGGCGCCGACCAGGTGCAGGTCGAGATCAAGGATAGCAGCGGCAAGGCCATCCACGTGATCGAGATGAAGAATGTGAGTGCCGGCACCGTGCCCCTGGTGTGGGACGGCACGCTGGCCGACGGCAAGAAGGCGCCCGATGGCGCCTACCGCATCGCCGTCACCGCCACCGTCGGCGGCAAGGTCTTGAAAGATGCTGCCGCGCTCACGTTCGGCACCGTGGCCAGCGTGTCGACCGGCGCCGCCGGCGTCAAATTGAACATTCCCAACGTCGGCACGCTGACGATGGACGATATCAAACAAGTGTTGTAAGAAGTGTTGTAAGCCAGCCCATACTGAAGAGGGGAATAGCATGTTTCAACAAGGTCTCAGCGGCTTGAATGCCGCAGATACGTCGCTCAAAACGATCGGCAACAATATCGCCAATGCCAGCACGGTCGGCTTCAAGGGTTCCGTGGCCCAGTTCGCGGACCTGTATGCGAACTCGCTGAACGGCGTCAGCGGCAACAATCCCGGCATCGGCGTATCGGTCTCGCGGCTGGCGCAGCAATTCACGCAGGGCGGCATCGAAACGACCAATAATCCGCTGGACATTTCCATCAATGGCGGCGGCTTCTTCCGCACCGAGGTGAATGGCGCCGTCCAGTATTCGCGCAATGGCCAGTTCCTGCTGAACAAGGATGGCGTCATCACCAATGCCCAGGGCGCGCTGGTGACCGGTTATGTGGCGAACAAGGATGGGGTGATCCTGGCCGGCGCGCCGGTGCCCATCAAGATCGACAACTCGGACTTGAAGCCGGTGGCCACCACCAAGGCCAATTTCGCGCTCAACCTCGATTCGCGCAGCGATCCGCCGGTGAAGGTGCCATTCAGTGCGACCGATGGCACGACCTTCAACAAGCAGACCGTGCTCGATGTCTACGATAGCCTGGGCAACAAGCACATCATGGGTGTGTATTATGTGAAAACCGCGCCCAATACCTGGGATGTGTATATGGCGAGCGACGGCATTGAAATGTCGGCCAAGCAGATGGCTGTGACGGCCGCCTCCGCCGCCACGGCGGAACGTGCCGCTTACTATGCCGGGGCCTCGGCCGTGCCACCCCTGCCTGCCGATGACCTGACCGCCTTGCGCAAAGCCTATGCCGAAGCCGTGGTGAATGGCCTGGTTCCCCTGATCGATGCGGCGGGCGGCAATTCCAAGCCGGTCGCCGATCTGATCATTCCCGAGAACCATATTGGCAGCCGTAGCGATATGAATCCGCAAACCATCGACGCGGCGATTGCCGCCGCGATCTCGGTGCCTGGCGTGAAGCAGTCGACGCTGGTCTTCGACCGCTCGGGCAATCTGGATGCGACGGCCATGGCCGCCCTGACCCCACCGCAGAAGCTGCCTCTCGATGTCACGCTGCCACTGTTCCCCGATCTCGGTTCGCTGCAGCCCTTGACGATCAGCACCAACTTCCTCGGCATCACCCAGTATGGCTCGATCACCAGCGAGAAGTCGAACACCCAGGACGGCTATTCCTCGGGCAGCCTGGAGCGCTTTGCTGCCGACGAGAAAGGCGTGATCATCGGCCAGTACAGCAATGGCAAGTCGCGGCCGCTGGCCCAGTTCGTGCTGGTGGACTTCCCCAGCGTCGATGGCCTGATCCCGTTGGGGAATAATGCCTGGGCCGAAAGTTCGGCCTCGGGCGCGCCCCAGGTCGGCGTGCCGGGCGACGGCAAGCTGGGCAAGCTGCGCTCGTCCTCGGTCGAGGTGTCGAACGTGGACTTGACCAAGGAGCTGGTGAATATGATCACCGCCCAGCGCGTCTACCAGGCCAATGCCCAGACCATCAAGACCCAGGACTCGATCATGCAGACCCTGGTCAATCTGCGCTAAACCCGGCCTAAGCGCGGCGGGGGAGGGCGGCGCCTTCCCCCGGCCGCGTGCCGCTTTCGGAGCTTTTTATGGACCGACTGATTTACACCGCCATGACGGGCGCCAGGCACATCCTGGACCAGCAGGCCACCACGTCCAACAACCTGGCCAACGCCACCACCACCGGCTTTCGCGCCCAGCTCGATTCCTTCCGCGCCGTGCCTGTGGTGTCGGAGGGCTTGCCGACGCGTACCTTCGTGGTCGATTCCACGGTGGGCACGGATTTCCGTCCCGGCCCGATCCAGACCACGGCCAACCCGCTCGACGTGGCCATGCGCGGCGAAGGCTGGCTGGCGGTGCAGTCGCCCGACGGCTCGGAAGCGTATACGCGCAGCGGCAGCCTGAAGGTCAGCACCAATGGCTTGCTGCAGACGCGCGCCGGACACAACCTGATCGGCGAAAATGGGCCGATCGCCATTCCGCCCGACAGCGAAATCAGCATCGCCTCGGACGGCACGGTGTCGGCCATCAGCACGGTACAGACCCAGCCCGGCCCCTCGAATGTGCTGGGGCGCATCAAGCTGGTGAATCCGCCGCCCACCGAGCTGCTGCGCGGTGACGACGGCCTGTTCCGCCTGCAATCGGGCCTGCCGGCCGATGTCGACCAGAATGTGCGCCTGGTCGATGGCGCCGTCGAGGGCAGCAATGTCAACCCGGTCGACGCCATGGTGAACATGATCGCGCTGGCGCGCTCGTTCGAGACGCAAATGAGCTTGCTGAAGAATGCCGAGAATAACGCGGCGAAAGCTACCCAGATCCTCGCTTTGAATTGACCTTGGCGCCTGCATAATGTCTCCATGAAAACTGGCTTGGCGCGCGCCGCCGGCCTCAAGGAGAAAGCAAATGATCCGTTCCTTATGGATTGCCAAGACCGGCATGGAGGCGATGCAGACGCAGATGGACGTGGTGTCCAACAACCTCGCCAACGTCAGCACCAACGGCTTCAAGAAATCGCGCGCCGTGTTCGAAGACTTGCTGTACCAGAATATCCGCCAGCCCGGCGGCCAATCTTCGCAGCAGACCCAGCTGCCTTCGGGCATGCAGCAAGGCACGGGCGTGCGTCCGGTGGCCATCGAGCGCATCCATACCCAGGGCAATCCCCAGTCCACCGGCAATGACAAGGACTTGATGGTCAACGGCCCCGGCTTCTTCACCGTGCTGCTGCCGGACGGCACCACGGCGTACACGCGCGACGGCTCTTTCCAGCGCGACAATAATGGCCAGATGGTCACGTCCAGCGGCTTCCCGCTGCAGCCGGCCATCACCATCCCCATCAATACGCGCGAAATCACGGTCGGCCGCGACGGCACCGTGTCGGCCAAGGTCGACGGCCAGATCGCGGCGCAGCAGATCGGCAGCATCCAGCTGGCCACTTTCATCAATCCCACCGGCCTGGAGTCGCGCGGCGAGAATCTGTACGTGGAAACGGGCGCTTCGGGCGCGGCCCAGACCAACCAGCCCGGCACCAATGGCACCGGCCTGATCCTGCAAGGCTATGTCGAGGTGTCGAACGTGAACGTGGTGGAGGAGATGGTGAATATGATCCAGACCCAGCGCGCCTACGAAATCAACAGCAAGGCCATCACCACCTCGGACCAGATGCTGCAAAAACTGTCGCAGCTGTAATGCGGAGGGCGCGATGAAAACCGTATACACCATCCTGGCCGCTGCGGCCCTGCTGGCCGGCTGCACCGCCACGCCGACCTCCATCGTGCAGGGGCCGACCACGGCGCGGCCCTTGACGGCGGCGCAGATGCCGGCGCCGGCCAACGGCGCCATCTTCCAGGCCAATGCCTACCGTCCCCACTTCGAAGACCGGCGCGCGCGCCAGGTCGGCGATTTGATCAATATCGTCATCACCGAGCGCACCTCGGCGGTGAAGAACGGCAGCAGTACCGGCAATAAATCGGGCAGCGTCAACTTCGGCGTGCCCGGCCCACTGCAGGACCGCTTCGGCGCCACCGTCGCGTCCAGCGGCGCCACCAAGTATGCCGACGGCGACAACCAGACCGCCAACAATACCTTCACCGGCAATATCGGCGCCACCGTGGTCGAGGTGCTGCCGAATGGCAATCTGATCGTGGCCGGCGAAAAGCAGATCGGCATGAACAAGGGCACGGAATTCATCCGCTTCTCGGGCATGGTCAATCCCGATTCGATCGGCGCCGGCAATACCGTGCAGTCGACGGCCGTGGCCGACGCCCGCGTCGAATACCGTACCAATAGCCAGATCGACCGCGCCGAAATGACGGCGATGATGTCGCGCTTCTTCCTCAGCCTGCTTCCCTTCTGATCATGAAAACCACGCTGAAAATCCTCGGCCTGTGTGCGGCGCTGCTGCTGGCGCCGGGCGTGCAGGCGGAGCGCCTGAAAGACTTGGCCAGCATCGCCGGCGTGCGCCAGAACCAGTTGCTGGGCTACGGCCTGGTGGTGGGCCTGGACGGCAGCGGCGACCAGACCACGCAAACCCCGTTCACCGTGCAGAGCGTGGCCTCGATGCTGCAGCAGATGGGCGTGACCCTGCCGCCCGGCACCAATCTGCAGTTGAAGAATGTGGCGGCGGTGATGGTGACGACCTCGCTGCCGGCCTTCGCCCAGCCCGGCCAGCTGCTCGATGTGACGGTCTCGTCCATGGGCAATGCGAAAAGCCTGCGCGGCGGCACGTTGCTGATGACCCCGCTCAAAGGCGCGGACGGCCAGGTGTACGGCATGGCCCAGGGCAATGTGCTGGTGGGCGGCGTCGGCGCCCAGTCCGGCGGCAGCTCGGTGGTGGTGAACCACCTGTCGGTGGGCCGCATCTCGGGCGGCGCCACGGTCGAGCGCGCCGTGCCGAATTCTCTGGGCCAGGACAATATGATCCGCCTGGAGCTGAACACCACCGACTTCGCCACCGCCAGCCGGGTGGTGCAGGCCATCAATGATAAATACGGCAGCGGCATCGCCTATGCGCTCGACGGCCGCGTGATCCGCGTGCAGGCGCCATCGAGCAGCGATCTGCGCGTCTCGTTCATCGGCACGCTGGAAAGCCTGGACGTGAAGCCGGCCCAGGGCGCGGCCAAGGTCATCATGAACGCGCGCACCGGCTCGGTGGTGATGAACCAGGCCGTGACGCTGGAAACCTGCGCCATCTCGCACGGCAACCTGACGGTGTCGGTCTCGTCCGAGCCGCAAGTGAGCCAGCCCAATCCGCTGTCGGGCGGCCAGACCGTGGTCACCCAGGCCAGCCAGGTCGATGTGAAGAAGGACGGCGGCAAGGTACTGATGCTGAAAGGCGGCGCCTCGCTGGCCGAGGTGGTCAAGGCGCTGAATGCGATCGGCGCCTCGCCGCAGGACTTGCTGGCCATCCTGCAAGCAATGAAGGCCGCGGGTTCGCTGCGCGCCGAACTGGAAATTATTTAACAAGAGGCTGCCATGATCCGCCAAAGCAGCACTGCCGACCTGTCCAGCCAGTTTGCCCTCGATACCAAGGGCATGGGCGAGCTGCGCCAGTCGGCGCGCGCCGGTTCGCCGGACGCGCTGAAAACCGCCGCCACGCAATTCGAAGCGATGTTCGTCAATATGATGTTGAAGAGCATGCGCGAGGCGACGCCGCAGGACGGTCCGCTGGACAGCCAGCAGACGAAAATGTTCACCACCATGCTCGACCAGCAGACCAGCCAGAATATCGCCAAGAAGGGCGTCGGCCTGGCCGATATGCTGATCCGCCAGCTGTCGCCGAACGGCGCGGCGCCGGCGTTCCCGGGCGCGGCCGAGCTGCAAAGCGGCCTGGACAGCAGCGAACGGCTGCAAAAATCCATCGAGGCCGTGGGCGGCAGCGCGGTTGCCAGCGGCAAGGGCGCGGCCCTGCCGCATGTGCGCGCCTTCCAGGACAAGCTGGGCGCCCATGCCGACGAGGCCAGCCGCGCCACCGGCATCCCGGCCAAGTTCATGCTGGGCCAGGCCGCGCTGGAGAGCGGCTGGGGCCGGCGCGAGATCAAGCAGCGCGACGGTTCCACCAG
This region includes:
- a CDS encoding flagellar basal body L-ring protein FlgH; amino-acid sequence: MKTVYTILAAAALLAGCTATPTSIVQGPTTARPLTAAQMPAPANGAIFQANAYRPHFEDRRARQVGDLINIVITERTSAVKNGSSTGNKSGSVNFGVPGPLQDRFGATVASSGATKYADGDNQTANNTFTGNIGATVVEVLPNGNLIVAGEKQIGMNKGTEFIRFSGMVNPDSIGAGNTVQSTAVADARVEYRTNSQIDRAEMTAMMSRFFLSLLPF
- the flgG gene encoding flagellar basal-body rod protein FlgG encodes the protein MIRSLWIAKTGMEAMQTQMDVVSNNLANVSTNGFKKSRAVFEDLLYQNIRQPGGQSSQQTQLPSGMQQGTGVRPVAIERIHTQGNPQSTGNDKDLMVNGPGFFTVLLPDGTTAYTRDGSFQRDNNGQMVTSSGFPLQPAITIPINTREITVGRDGTVSAKVDGQIAAQQIGSIQLATFINPTGLESRGENLYVETGASGAAQTNQPGTNGTGLILQGYVEVSNVNVVEEMVNMIQTQRAYEINSKAITTSDQMLQKLSQL
- the flgJ gene encoding flagellar assembly peptidoglycan hydrolase FlgJ → MIRQSSTADLSSQFALDTKGMGELRQSARAGSPDALKTAATQFEAMFVNMMLKSMREATPQDGPLDSQQTKMFTTMLDQQTSQNIAKKGVGLADMLIRQLSPNGAAPAFPGAAELQSGLDSSERLQKSIEAVGGSAVASGKGAALPHVRAFQDKLGAHADEASRATGIPAKFMLGQAALESGWGRREIKQRDGSTSHNLFGIKAGPDWKGKVVTATTTEYVNGKAQTRVERFRAYDSYADSFKDYAKLITENPRYEKVLASAGDASKFAQGLQRAGYATDPNYAAKLTSIIKRTLA
- a CDS encoding flagellar basal body P-ring protein FlgI, translated to MKTTLKILGLCAALLLAPGVQAERLKDLASIAGVRQNQLLGYGLVVGLDGSGDQTTQTPFTVQSVASMLQQMGVTLPPGTNLQLKNVAAVMVTTSLPAFAQPGQLLDVTVSSMGNAKSLRGGTLLMTPLKGADGQVYGMAQGNVLVGGVGAQSGGSSVVVNHLSVGRISGGATVERAVPNSLGQDNMIRLELNTTDFATASRVVQAINDKYGSGIAYALDGRVIRVQAPSSSDLRVSFIGTLESLDVKPAQGAAKVIMNARTGSVVMNQAVTLETCAISHGNLTVSVSSEPQVSQPNPLSGGQTVVTQASQVDVKKDGGKVLMLKGGASLAEVVKALNAIGASPQDLLAILQAMKAAGSLRAELEII